Genomic window (Rossellomorea aquimaris):
AGATTAAATTTCATCATTTAATCGTTCTTGGGTTAATATTTATGGGCTTGATGTTCGGGCCATTAACCGCTTCTATCATGGAATTTGGACATGTAGAATCGGCGAACATGAGATATCCGGCCTATGAACAATGGAGAATATTATCCATTGGTGAATTTATTACACATTTAGATTTCTTTGCTCTGTATCAATGGTTATGTGGCGCACTTATCAGAGTTAGTTTATTCATGTTTCTGCTGGCCGTGTTTTTTACGAAAAAGAAGGATAGTTATCGAATTTCACTAAGAGTGATGGTGCCAATTTTTCTAATACTGTTAGTACTTATTTTTATAGAAATTGATACTTATTTTTTTTATAAGTTCTTATATGTTTACTTTTTCCCTGCAACCGTTGTCCTTTTCATCGTACAAATTATTATGTCTGCAGTGATCCTCCGATTTATAAAGTAAAGGATGTTCAAAATGAAGAAGTCTTCGAAAGAAAAGCAGATAGTGGAAGAAAAAGAGGACACTTTGAAAGAGTTAAAGCAATTATTTTCAAAGAGTCATGATTTACTTATTCGAGAACATTTTTTTCACGATGAAGTCGTCACCCTGGTATATTTTGAGAGTTTGGTCGATCGACATTATCTCGATCAATTCATTCTCCCAAAATTAGAAGAATCTCCCGAAAAGGCATATACAAAAAAGATTGAGGGGAATTTCCAAGCTATAGATGAAACGGGAAAGTCCTTGGATAAGCTCTCAACTGCTCTATTTAATGGATATATTTTGTTTTTCATCGATGAAAACATTATCTCGTTACATGCAGGCAACTTTCCTAAAAGGCTGCCGGAAGAATCTTCGCTTGAAACATCCATACGTGGGCCGAAAGATGGATTCGTTGAAGATTTGAATACAAATATTTCCTTAATCAGGAGAAGACTTTTCACTCCAACTCTTTCAGTGGAAAAATTCAAGATAGGGACCCGCGGTCATACAGAAATTGCCATCATGTATCTGAATGATGTAATCGATGAGCGTATTCTCAATGAGTTATATACAAGATTGGAAAAAGTGGATATTGATGTTTTAACCAGCAATCAACAGTTGGAATCAATGCTGGACGACAACCCTAATTCCATTTTCACTAATTTCGATTTCACAGGTCGCCCCGATTTTATCGTTGATTCATTAGTTCAGGGAAGATTTGCCCTCTTGGTGGATGGCTACCCTACAGTTTCCATTGCGCCAATAAATCTTTTGTTACAAACGAAGTCACCAGAAGACTCCAGTATCAACTACGTATATGTATCTCTGGAAAGGATCCTTCGAATAATGGGGGTTTTGATTTCAGCATATTTACCAGGATTATGGGTGGCACTTTCGGCTTATAATATTGAACAAATTCCCTATCTGCTCGTGGCGACCATCTCCATGTCAAGGTTCGGTCTGCCCCTTTCCGCTCCTGTTGAGATGTTTATCGTCCTGTTTTTGTTTGAGTTTTTTAATGAGGCTGGTGTCCGGCTACCCAGGGCAATTGGTCAGACGGTTTCTGTCCTTGGGGGACTGATTGTGGGAGATGCCGCTATACGTGCCGGGTTGACATCACCAACCATGCTTGTCATTGGTGCCATTACATATATTTCGTCATTTACACTCGTCAATCAAACATTGAAATATGGAACGACGATATTAAGGTTCATAGTATTGTTCATTAGTACTTTTTTTGGATTATTCGGTGTTGTTATGAGTTTTATTCTTACGGTTCTCTATTTAGCTACAAAATCTTCTTTTGGTACTCCATTCCTTGGTTCTGTAGCTCCAATCAGTTGGAATGAAATGATTCGGTCATTTTTCCGATTGCCTATCCAATTCTATAAAAAACGCACCCCCTCAACCAGCCCGGATGACGATACAAGGAAAGGAATTATTCAGAATGATCAACAAGATAAGTAAACTCATCTTAGTGACATCAGTCCTCTTATTAACAGGATGTACGGGTTCGAAAAACATTCAGGATCTAACCTATATTGTCTCTATTGGATTGGATTATAATGAAGAGAACCAGGAATATACTGCATATCTTCAAGGCTTGAATTTTGCCAATGTAGCAAAGCAGGAGGGGAGTAAGCCTTCAGAGCCTGTCCCGACATTTGTAGGTTCTGCTTCTGGTAAAACACTGAATTTGGCTGTAAGAAACCTATATAAAGCATCAAGACCATCTTTATTTTTTGGACATACAAAAACGCTCGTCGTTTCAAAAAATGTGATAGAGCACAAATTCAAAGAGGTCTTGGAGGATGTGGGCAGAAATCGATCATTAAGGCCCAATCTGCTACTTTTTACAACTGACGAGAGCATTGAAGAAATCTTTAAGATAAATGGTTTATTTCAATATCCTCCCGTTTATTCAGTTTTGCTGACAGAAGAAACAACAGCAGAGGCTTTACAAGATGATATCGGTGCTACCAGTTTAATGCATTTTCTTAGGGAGTACTATGAACCGATGGGGTCAGCATTCATCCCTAAAATTAGTATTGATAAAAAATCCTGGCAGGCTGATCAACCTTACCCTGTACTTTACCTGAACGGTTATAGTCTGTTTCAACATTCACAATTCAAAGGAGATCTTCCTTCTAGACCTTCAATCATCGTTGATTGGTTGCTTACCAAAAATAATCAAATAGATTTTCCCTTGTATATCGATGATGAATTGATATCCACATTTAAACTATTGACGAAAGAGCCTAAAATAAAATATAAGAAAGAAAAAGGTAATTTTCCCTCGTTATCACTTCAAGTCAGCGTGAAAGCTGAATTAATAGAAAAATTAAAGGATGTTCAATATAAAGAAGTGAAAAGTGCACTCGAAAAGTCTTTGGAAAATGAAATTGAAAAAGTGTTTAACATTGGGCTGGATAAACAAGTGGATTTACTAAATGTAGGTGAAAAGTGGTATCGATATCATCCACTAAAGTTTAACAAACTTGAAGAACACCCTTCATTTTACTTAACAGACAATACATTAGAGGAAGTAATAGTGAAAGTGGATATCACCCATTTCAACGCATACCGTTACGATCATAAAAGCTTGGAATAGGGTTAAGGCAAGGAAAAACACCAATTTGTTTGGTGTTTTTCCCATTTTCTCTTTCATTTTCCAGCCTTATTGAATACCATAGAAATAGGAAGAATTTGAATGGAGGGCATCATTGATGAAAATAAGTATTTACATATTATTATTGTTAGTATCAGCCGTAGTTGCAATTGGCTGGAGCTGGAAGAGGCTGTTGGATTTTAATACCTATAAAAAACCATTCTTGGAGGGAGTCGCTCTTCAATTTCTGTTTCTTCTCTTTGCGTCGGTATGGTGGCTCATAACAGAGGATACTTCAGATGGAGTCATAGGTGTTTTCTATTATTTTCTTGCTTTCCTTACGATAATGGTCGTTCATGGGTTTACCCTGCATTATTTATTTTCCAAGAAAAAAATGCAGGAACGGGAAGAATGAGTGTGATCGGGATCGATGCAGGTGGAACGTTAACCAAAATCGTGTATGAGGAAGGTAGGGTGCTGCATTTTAAAACCTTTTCCAGTGAACAACAAGAGAATGTGCTGCAGTGGCTAACAACCATGGCCCAAAATCATAAGCTTTACATCACCGGGGGAAAAGCAAAAAAGTGGGGAGAAATCTTTCCACATGCACGTATTGTTGGAGAGTTCGAAGCAGTATGCAGTGGAGCTAAACTTCTTCTTAAAGAGGAAAAAATTGACCTGAAACTGTTCATCCTTATAAATATAGGTACAGGGACGTCTATTTTTAAAGTCGATGAAAACAGATGTGAAAGATTACTCGGTAGTGGGTTAGGGGGCGGAACCTTTATGGGATTGGGAGGTCTGCTAACTGAAGAATCTGACTATTTCGAGCTGGTACGGTTATCAAAAGAAGGCAAACGAGAACTAGTTGATTTATCAGTGAGAGACGTTTATGAGGCAATGAATTCTCCAGTTCCAGAACATTTGACAGCTGCTAATTTTGCTAAAGGGGATTCTTCTTCTAAGAAAGCAGACAAACTGCGTGCGCTCACAAATATGATAGCAGAAACCATTATTCTCCTTGCATCTCAAGCATCTCAAGCCCATAAGTTAGAGCATTTCGTGTTTATTGGAAGTACATTGAGATCAAATCCTGCTTTAAAAGAGGACCTTTCACAATTTCAAGATATGTTATCCTACAACCCTATTTTTCCAGAGAAAGGTGCATACGCTGGAAGTCTGGGAGCGTTTGATGTTGGAAGGGGGTCAGAGCATTCACAAAATAGACAATGAATAATGCCTCTGCTGATTGTTTTTTTATCCCCTTTTTACTAACATAGAATGGAGAGATAGATAAAGTCGGAGGAGATAAAGATGTCAAAAACCAAAACATTCATTGTGGTGATGACCATCATCGGGATTCTCCTTGCAGGTTGCAGCAATAGTAACTTTCAAGCAGAAACAGATTATGAAGTGAAAGAATTTTCTTATACGAATCAAAATAATCAAGAAGTCGGTTTGAATGATTTGAAAGGACAAGTCTGGATTGCAGATTTCATATTCACTAATTGTGAAACAGTTTGTCCACCTATGACATTTAATTTAACGAAGCTTCAAGAAAAGCTGAAAGAAGAAGGGGTAGAGGATTACAAAATCGTTTCTTTCAGCGTAGATCCTGAAAACGATACACCGGACGCATTAAAAGAGTATATTTCAAACTTTGAAGCAGATACAAGTAAATGGGAACTACTTACAGGCTATGAATTTGACGAGGTAAAGGACCTTGCAGAACATTCCTTCCGCTCGATTGTAGCCGACGATCCCAATTCCGATCAGATGATTCATGGTACCAGCTTCTACTTGGTGAATCAAGAAGGTACAGTCGTAAAAACGTATAGTGGAAATAGTGACGTCCCTTACGATGAAATTGTCCAAGATATGAAAACATTAATTCAAGAGGGATCTAAATGAATTTTATAGGTAGGAGAATCACAGATTGTCATGTGATTCTCCTTTTTTACTATTGAATTCCCATTCCAAAATCAGGGTTTTAAGGATTATAATGATTAAATGGGGAGTCACTATTTCTGGCAATCTTGTATCGCAATGTTTAGACCTAATGGAACGGTGAAGCAGGAATATGATAAAGTAAAGAAATCGCAACTAAATTAAAGGGCAGCAGGTGAAGAAACATTCGAAACTCAAAAGGCATGATGATGATCGATATAGCAATAACCCTATTTATCTTGATTTGGGTATTAAAATCTTTCTCAGATGGAGATGTATGGAAGGGAATCTTATTCGCCATTTGTTTTGCCATAATGGCCGGCGTCCTATTTTTCCG
Coding sequences:
- a CDS encoding spore germination protein, translated to MKKSSKEKQIVEEKEDTLKELKQLFSKSHDLLIREHFFHDEVVTLVYFESLVDRHYLDQFILPKLEESPEKAYTKKIEGNFQAIDETGKSLDKLSTALFNGYILFFIDENIISLHAGNFPKRLPEESSLETSIRGPKDGFVEDLNTNISLIRRRLFTPTLSVEKFKIGTRGHTEIAIMYLNDVIDERILNELYTRLEKVDIDVLTSNQQLESMLDDNPNSIFTNFDFTGRPDFIVDSLVQGRFALLVDGYPTVSIAPINLLLQTKSPEDSSINYVYVSLERILRIMGVLISAYLPGLWVALSAYNIEQIPYLLVATISMSRFGLPLSAPVEMFIVLFLFEFFNEAGVRLPRAIGQTVSVLGGLIVGDAAIRAGLTSPTMLVIGAITYISSFTLVNQTLKYGTTILRFIVLFISTFFGLFGVVMSFILTVLYLATKSSFGTPFLGSVAPISWNEMIRSFFRLPIQFYKKRTPSTSPDDDTRKGIIQNDQQDK
- a CDS encoding Ger(x)C family spore germination protein; this translates as MINKISKLILVTSVLLLTGCTGSKNIQDLTYIVSIGLDYNEENQEYTAYLQGLNFANVAKQEGSKPSEPVPTFVGSASGKTLNLAVRNLYKASRPSLFFGHTKTLVVSKNVIEHKFKEVLEDVGRNRSLRPNLLLFTTDESIEEIFKINGLFQYPPVYSVLLTEETTAEALQDDIGATSLMHFLREYYEPMGSAFIPKISIDKKSWQADQPYPVLYLNGYSLFQHSQFKGDLPSRPSIIVDWLLTKNNQIDFPLYIDDELISTFKLLTKEPKIKYKKEKGNFPSLSLQVSVKAELIEKLKDVQYKEVKSALEKSLENEIEKVFNIGLDKQVDLLNVGEKWYRYHPLKFNKLEEHPSFYLTDNTLEEVIVKVDITHFNAYRYDHKSLE
- the coaW gene encoding type II pantothenate kinase, encoding MSVIGIDAGGTLTKIVYEEGRVLHFKTFSSEQQENVLQWLTTMAQNHKLYITGGKAKKWGEIFPHARIVGEFEAVCSGAKLLLKEEKIDLKLFILINIGTGTSIFKVDENRCERLLGSGLGGGTFMGLGGLLTEESDYFELVRLSKEGKRELVDLSVRDVYEAMNSPVPEHLTAANFAKGDSSSKKADKLRALTNMIAETIILLASQASQAHKLEHFVFIGSTLRSNPALKEDLSQFQDMLSYNPIFPEKGAYAGSLGAFDVGRGSEHSQNRQ
- a CDS encoding SCO family protein gives rise to the protein MSKTKTFIVVMTIIGILLAGCSNSNFQAETDYEVKEFSYTNQNNQEVGLNDLKGQVWIADFIFTNCETVCPPMTFNLTKLQEKLKEEGVEDYKIVSFSVDPENDTPDALKEYISNFEADTSKWELLTGYEFDEVKDLAEHSFRSIVADDPNSDQMIHGTSFYLVNQEGTVVKTYSGNSDVPYDEIVQDMKTLIQEGSK